One region of Halomicrobium urmianum genomic DNA includes:
- a CDS encoding efflux RND transporter permease subunit, protein MVDTGEWITDSARLVIAVMLIASAIVAAGVPMVDRSTSLDQFQTDADEADALDYVDANFSSGTANTTSAQVIVRDDNVLDKETLVSILEYEQALRTNETVNETLVENGSTRSVANLVATAAIRDDRAAELQTRERELARTEAELAGALDSLASNPNASVRPAFDAVDANTSVTLTEEDYALFADAAEERRGSSDGNATTDRTATAAARNETGDSTRNVTEQILADEYAILAEDRRELADLDPTLENQTEELRSLNDSEVETVVADVLGGDSDQSARALAFMPDYYEPGSTEANATLLVVTQESAGGSFAPGDAPEEIEDAQATTMDLAPDDDSMSILVYGDGVVSTEITDSMIDSVLLVGPLAVAFVLLVLVVVYRDLLDVLLGLLGIALVLVWTFGAMGWFDIAFSQPFIVVLVLLIGLSIDYGLHVVMRYREARGSSETPPSRAMAVALGSVGIALVYVTTTTVIGFLSNLTSPLGVFRELGVVSAIGIVATLLVFGLLVPALKVELDGLLERRGIDRVKPAVGAGGGLINRLLDTGTTLATKAPYVVIAVALLVSATGAYGATDIEASFEQSDFLAEDPDDWLKDLPDPIAPGTYTAETAIDTLDRDFVRQDTTATILVRGDVTDPATLDRLDAARANASDMSSTETYADGEAAVTDPVTVMDRVAADNESFNRTLSTADTDDDGNPDENVTAVYDELYRVAPEEAADVVHREDGEYQAVRMVVTIDSGVDDDVVRDQMERIAGDADGEGVSVIATGDVIVNQITADQLAETALLSLVVALLSVVVVLAVAYRLTEGSASLGVVTIVPVAFTLTWVLGTMALLDIPFNIVTGMITGLTIGLGVDYSLHISERFNQELTEAETVPAALHETVTGTGGALLSSATTTASGFAVLLVAILPFLQSFGLITALTIVLSFLASVFVLPSLLVVWARVVKRDGGLGQSSTSTAAELPGSAAAVDAAVTRTIHRSYISPGQTIPVTVSLRDIRNRMILRETVDGGIADIDVSPEPVTVDRDDGTVTVYWDTADSVGDATLEYTVELPAEAADGDVITFEGTVESSDSRRSVDGDETATVVEDIFQRVLERGAVTDADIEIAIERDDVTPKEVERLRRAWLDED, encoded by the coding sequence ATGGTCGACACAGGCGAGTGGATCACGGACAGTGCTCGGCTCGTCATCGCGGTCATGCTCATCGCGTCCGCGATCGTCGCCGCTGGAGTGCCAATGGTCGACCGCTCGACGTCGCTCGACCAGTTCCAGACTGATGCCGACGAAGCCGACGCCCTCGATTACGTCGACGCGAATTTCTCTAGCGGAACGGCGAACACGACGTCAGCACAGGTCATCGTACGAGACGACAACGTCCTCGATAAGGAGACTCTCGTTTCGATCCTCGAATACGAACAGGCGCTCAGGACCAACGAAACAGTCAACGAGACACTCGTCGAGAACGGCTCTACCCGAAGTGTCGCGAACCTCGTCGCGACCGCAGCGATCCGCGACGACCGGGCCGCTGAGCTCCAGACTCGCGAACGCGAATTGGCTAGGACAGAGGCTGAGCTCGCGGGTGCCCTCGATTCGCTCGCGAGCAACCCGAACGCGAGCGTCCGACCAGCGTTCGATGCCGTCGACGCCAACACGTCAGTGACCCTCACGGAGGAGGATTACGCTCTGTTCGCAGACGCTGCCGAGGAGCGACGGGGATCGAGTGACGGAAACGCGACGACCGACAGAACTGCGACGGCTGCGGCTCGAAACGAGACGGGAGACAGTACGAGGAACGTCACGGAACAGATTCTCGCAGACGAGTACGCGATCCTCGCCGAGGACAGGCGGGAGTTAGCGGACCTCGACCCCACACTCGAGAATCAGACCGAGGAACTCCGGTCGCTGAACGATTCGGAAGTCGAGACCGTCGTCGCGGACGTACTGGGCGGAGATTCGGACCAGTCGGCACGAGCACTCGCCTTCATGCCCGACTACTACGAACCGGGATCGACGGAGGCGAACGCGACGCTACTCGTCGTGACCCAGGAGTCCGCAGGCGGGTCGTTCGCACCCGGTGACGCACCCGAGGAGATCGAGGACGCACAGGCCACCACGATGGATCTGGCACCGGACGACGACTCGATGTCCATCCTGGTCTACGGTGATGGCGTCGTCTCGACGGAGATTACGGATTCGATGATCGACAGCGTCCTGCTGGTCGGCCCGCTGGCCGTCGCGTTCGTCCTGCTCGTGCTCGTGGTCGTCTACCGTGACCTGCTCGACGTACTGCTCGGCCTCCTCGGGATCGCGCTCGTTCTGGTGTGGACATTCGGTGCGATGGGGTGGTTCGACATCGCGTTCAGCCAGCCGTTCATCGTCGTACTCGTCCTGTTGATCGGCCTCTCTATCGACTACGGTCTCCACGTCGTGATGCGATATCGCGAAGCCCGCGGATCCAGCGAAACACCGCCCAGTCGTGCCATGGCTGTCGCGCTCGGGAGCGTCGGGATCGCACTCGTCTACGTCACTACGACGACCGTCATCGGCTTCCTCTCGAACCTCACGAGCCCGCTCGGGGTCTTCCGCGAACTCGGCGTCGTCAGCGCCATCGGCATCGTGGCAACGCTTCTCGTCTTCGGCCTGCTCGTTCCGGCGCTGAAAGTCGAGCTCGACGGGCTGCTCGAACGCCGGGGAATTGACCGAGTGAAACCTGCGGTCGGAGCCGGGGGCGGGCTGATCAATCGCCTCCTGGATACGGGTACGACGCTCGCGACGAAGGCTCCCTACGTCGTCATCGCCGTCGCGCTCCTCGTCAGCGCTACAGGTGCGTACGGAGCGACAGATATCGAAGCCAGCTTCGAACAGTCAGACTTCCTCGCAGAGGATCCCGACGACTGGTTGAAAGACCTCCCCGACCCGATTGCACCGGGGACGTACACGGCGGAGACGGCGATCGATACGCTCGACCGGGACTTCGTCAGACAGGACACCACCGCCACGATACTCGTCAGGGGCGACGTGACCGACCCCGCGACACTCGACAGGCTCGACGCGGCACGCGCGAACGCCAGCGACATGTCGTCGACGGAGACGTACGCCGACGGCGAAGCCGCAGTGACCGACCCGGTCACAGTGATGGACCGCGTCGCAGCGGACAACGAGTCGTTCAACCGGACGTTGTCGACCGCCGACACCGACGACGACGGTAACCCCGACGAAAACGTAACCGCCGTCTACGACGAGCTCTACCGGGTCGCACCCGAGGAAGCCGCCGACGTCGTCCACCGAGAGGACGGCGAGTATCAGGCTGTCCGGATGGTCGTGACCATTGACAGCGGCGTCGACGACGATGTCGTCCGCGACCAGATGGAGCGGATCGCCGGCGACGCCGACGGGGAGGGCGTTTCCGTCATCGCGACCGGTGACGTCATCGTCAACCAGATCACGGCCGACCAGCTCGCGGAAACGGCACTCCTGAGTCTCGTCGTTGCGCTGCTGTCGGTGGTTGTCGTCCTCGCGGTAGCCTACCGGCTCACCGAAGGGAGCGCATCACTTGGCGTCGTCACGATCGTCCCTGTCGCATTCACCCTGACGTGGGTGCTCGGGACGATGGCGCTGCTGGACATCCCGTTCAACATCGTCACCGGCATGATTACCGGACTCACGATCGGGCTCGGCGTCGACTACAGCCTCCACATCAGCGAGCGGTTCAATCAGGAACTCACCGAAGCCGAGACGGTTCCAGCTGCGTTACACGAGACTGTAACCGGGACCGGAGGTGCGTTGCTGTCGAGTGCGACGACGACTGCTAGTGGATTCGCCGTGTTGCTCGTCGCGATCCTGCCGTTCCTTCAGTCGTTCGGCCTCATCACCGCGCTGACGATCGTTCTCTCGTTCCTCGCCAGCGTGTTCGTCCTCCCGAGCTTACTCGTCGTCTGGGCACGGGTTGTGAAACGAGATGGCGGACTGGGGCAATCCAGCACGAGTACAGCCGCAGAATTACCTGGTAGTGCAGCTGCGGTCGACGCTGCTGTGACGCGGACGATCCACCGCTCTTACATCTCACCTGGCCAGACGATTCCGGTGACTGTCTCGCTCCGGGACATTCGCAATCGGATGATTCTCAGGGAAACAGTCGACGGTGGGATCGCCGATATCGACGTCTCCCCTGAACCAGTTACCGTAGACCGGGACGACGGGACCGTCACAGTGTACTGGGATACCGCTGATTCGGTGGGAGACGCTACTCTCGAGTACACGGTCGAACTTCCTGCGGAAGCAGCGGACGGCGACGTAATCACGTTCGAGGGGACCGTCGAAAGCAGTGACAGCCGACGTTCGGTCGACGGTGACGAGACGGCCACTGTCGTCGAGGATATCTTCCAACGCGTGCTTGAGCGTGGCGCAGTCACTGACGCCGACATCGAGATCGCTATCGAGCGTGACGACGTCACCCCCAAAGAAGTCGAGCGTCTTCGCCGTGCCTGGCTCGACGAGGATTGA
- a CDS encoding DUF1059 domain-containing protein, whose product MAYQFECAAPDCVFLIRAADEEEVIAQVQRHSEEQHEKSPPPTDVIRERMETVDVE is encoded by the coding sequence ATGGCGTATCAGTTCGAATGTGCGGCCCCAGACTGCGTGTTCCTAATTCGGGCTGCGGACGAAGAAGAGGTCATCGCACAGGTCCAACGGCATTCTGAGGAACAGCACGAGAAGTCTCCGCCACCGACGGACGTAATCCGCGAGCGAATGGAGACCGTCGACGTCGAGTGA